One part of the Desulfonema ishimotonii genome encodes these proteins:
- the pabB gene encoding aminodeoxychorismate synthase component I, giving the protein MLQEIKQHIGNIIGVHSEILHTDTPFPDLAGRFAHLPGTVLLMSGGDLDCTRHHILGINPWLTFSGRGRQMRIQAAGSVLSAFDADPFDTLEALLDAFRLRLPNLSLPLSAGLLGYLAYDLKDALEELPRTSVDDLCLPHIWFTVPSVLLIRDRQEKITRICVPEREGTDTSETLAAFRETLSETPPEPGPFRGSPGGFTSGFTRPAYMAAIRRIREYIAAGHVYQVNMSQRFEMDFAGDTFTLFRTLFEMNPAPFFAYINAGDHQIVSTSPERFILRQGRRVETRPIKGTRPRGKTPDADQALARELSTSKKDDAELSMIVDLMRNDIGKVCEAGSVRVTAHKRLEAWQNVWHLVSVAEGVLDADKNTVDLLRATFPGGSITGCPKIRSMEIIDELEPNLRHIYTGAIGYIGFHDTADLSIAIRTATVHNGRIVFSAGGGIVYDSDPADEYDETLHKGRTLMSAFQGEAGAPKAAPAHVWLNGMLRPLSEASLPLAHPGAQYGHGFFETIRVENGTPRYLAEHVGRFNAAWTALFPGTPPDLTWDEIIRQVIEKNSLGNQVAAVKIMAAKGDRTAPPVNHTLAVMARPYIHRLEGKTPSGLRLATYPHPRQTPLADHKTMNYLCYLRAGEWARDQGDDEALILNPDGSISETHTANLLLIRNRTVLRPASPHVLPGVMAQAVSRYLEKKGYNIVTRPLQSGDLYTGGDVLLTNSLMGVVPALYVDGQPLPPASGLWKKLNLEL; this is encoded by the coding sequence ATGCTTCAGGAAATTAAACAACACATCGGGAACATCATCGGCGTTCACTCTGAAATTCTCCATACGGACACCCCGTTCCCTGATCTGGCGGGCCGATTCGCCCACCTGCCCGGCACGGTCCTCCTTATGAGCGGGGGTGATCTTGATTGCACCCGGCACCATATTCTGGGCATCAATCCCTGGCTGACCTTTTCCGGCAGAGGACGACAGATGCGGATTCAGGCAGCCGGATCAGTTCTATCCGCCTTTGACGCCGATCCCTTTGATACGCTTGAGGCCCTTCTCGACGCCTTCAGACTCCGTTTGCCGAACCTGTCCCTCCCCCTGAGCGCAGGCCTGCTGGGCTATCTGGCCTATGACCTCAAAGACGCGCTGGAAGAATTGCCCCGGACCTCGGTGGATGACCTTTGTCTGCCCCATATCTGGTTTACGGTCCCGTCCGTCCTCCTCATCCGGGACAGGCAGGAAAAGATCACCCGCATCTGTGTGCCGGAACGGGAGGGGACCGATACGTCGGAAACGCTGGCGGCCTTCAGAGAAACGCTTTCGGAGACGCCGCCGGAACCGGGGCCGTTCAGGGGAAGCCCGGGCGGCTTTACGTCCGGGTTCACCCGCCCCGCCTACATGGCGGCCATCCGGCGCATCCGGGAGTATATCGCCGCCGGGCATGTGTATCAGGTCAACATGTCCCAGCGGTTTGAAATGGATTTTGCGGGCGATACCTTTACCCTGTTCCGCACCCTGTTTGAAATGAACCCGGCCCCGTTCTTCGCCTATATCAACGCGGGCGATCACCAGATTGTCTCCACCTCGCCGGAACGGTTCATTCTGCGACAGGGGCGGCGTGTTGAAACCCGACCCATCAAGGGGACGCGCCCCCGTGGGAAAACGCCCGACGCGGATCAGGCCCTTGCCCGCGAACTCAGCACCAGCAAAAAGGACGATGCGGAACTCTCCATGATTGTGGACCTGATGCGCAATGACATCGGCAAGGTCTGCGAAGCCGGTTCGGTACGTGTGACGGCGCATAAGCGGCTGGAGGCCTGGCAGAACGTCTGGCATCTCGTCTCCGTTGCGGAGGGCGTGCTGGACGCGGATAAAAACACCGTGGACCTCCTCCGGGCGACCTTTCCGGGCGGCTCTATCACGGGATGCCCGAAAATCCGCTCAATGGAGATCATCGACGAGCTGGAGCCGAACCTCCGTCATATTTACACCGGCGCTATCGGCTATATCGGTTTTCACGATACAGCCGACCTTTCCATCGCCATCCGCACGGCAACGGTTCACAACGGCAGAATCGTCTTTTCCGCAGGCGGCGGCATTGTCTATGATTCCGATCCCGCCGATGAATATGACGAGACCCTGCACAAAGGGCGCACCCTGATGTCGGCCTTTCAGGGCGAAGCGGGTGCGCCGAAGGCCGCACCTGCCCATGTCTGGCTTAACGGGATGCTCAGACCGCTCTCTGAGGCCAGTCTGCCCCTCGCCCATCCGGGCGCGCAGTACGGACACGGTTTTTTTGAAACCATCCGGGTGGAAAACGGAACGCCCCGGTATCTGGCCGAACATGTGGGCCGGTTCAACGCCGCATGGACCGCGCTTTTCCCCGGAACCCCGCCCGATCTGACGTGGGATGAGATCATCCGGCAGGTGATCGAAAAAAACAGCCTGGGCAATCAGGTGGCGGCGGTCAAAATAATGGCCGCAAAGGGCGACCGGACAGCGCCGCCTGTCAATCACACCCTGGCCGTCATGGCAAGGCCCTACATCCACCGTCTTGAAGGAAAGACGCCGTCGGGCCTCCGGCTGGCCACATATCCCCATCCCCGGCAGACGCCCCTGGCCGATCACAAAACAATGAACTATCTCTGTTATCTCCGGGCCGGGGAATGGGCCAGGGATCAGGGAGATGACGAAGCCCTGATCCTCAATCCCGACGGCAGCATTTCCGAGACCCATACGGCCAACCTTCTGCTCATCAGAAACAGGACCGTTCTCCGTCCCGCCTCCCCCCATGTGCTGCCGGGCGTGATGGCACAGGCTGTATCCAGGTATTTGGAAAAAAAGGGGTATAATATCGTCACCCGGCCATTGCAGTCCGGTGATCTGTACACCGGCGGGGATGTGCTGCTGACCAATTCGCTCATGGGCGTGGTGCCGGCACTGTATGTGGACGGGCAGCCGCTTCCCCCCGCGTCGGGATTGTGGAAAAAACTCAACCTGGAATTGTAG
- a CDS encoding anthranilate synthase component II, whose amino-acid sequence MMARLLVMDNYDSFTYNLVQMFRQYPLEIRVCRSDKITPDQAAALRPDYILISPGPRDPVHAGNSIPMIKAFYRDIPVLGVCLGMQCINEVFGGKTVRAPLPMHGKTSQVRHEGGGVFDTLPSPFTVARYHSLAVQPNGTDALRVTARSEDRVIMGISHKKYPLHGVQFHPESFLTEGGFALIENFLRLGPLREDIDASGN is encoded by the coding sequence ATGATGGCCAGACTGCTTGTTATGGATAATTATGATTCGTTCACCTACAATCTGGTGCAGATGTTCAGGCAATATCCCCTTGAAATCAGGGTGTGTCGCAGCGACAAAATCACACCGGATCAGGCTGCCGCACTGAGGCCGGATTATATTCTCATCAGCCCCGGCCCCAGAGATCCGGTCCATGCGGGCAACTCCATCCCCATGATAAAGGCCTTTTACAGGGACATCCCCGTTCTGGGGGTGTGTCTCGGAATGCAGTGTATCAACGAGGTGTTCGGCGGGAAAACCGTGCGCGCACCGCTGCCCATGCACGGCAAAACCAGCCAGGTCCGCCATGAGGGCGGCGGTGTCTTCGACACCCTGCCCTCCCCGTTTACGGTTGCCCGGTATCATTCCCTGGCGGTTCAGCCCAACGGTACCGATGCGCTGCGGGTCACAGCCCGAAGCGAGGATCGCGTTATCATGGGCATATCCCATAAAAAATACCCGCTCCACGGGGTACAGTTTCACCCGGAGAGCTTTCTGACAGAGGGCGGATTCGCGCTGATAGAAAACTTTCTCAGACTGGGACCGCTCAGGGAGGACATTGATGCTTCAGGAAATTAA
- a CDS encoding replication-associated recombination protein A — MDLFDYQAEKETEADRPLAERMRPVTLDDFMGQGHAVGQGSLIRHAVENDRIFSMILWGPPGCGKTTLAGILAAESRSHFIHFSAVLSGVREIRAVIEEAKKRRIYGKKTVVFVDEIHRFNKSQQDAFLHHVESGLITLIGATTENPSFEVIAPLLSRCRVITLQALSEDALARILDRALADRENGLGVFRLTLTADARSHLVRIADGDARSGLNSLEIAAHLSLAKGSREICLSHVESALQKESFRYDKSGEEHYNLISAFHKSLRGSDPDAAIYWLARMLEAGEDPMYAARRMVRFASEDVGNADPYGLRVALDAVESYRFLGSPEGDMALAQAAVYLATAPKSNSVYTAYNTACDVARKTGSLPVPFHIRNAPTRLMKEQGYKEGYKYAHDYKDAYIPQEYLPDQLRGHLWYFPSDRGYEQTVRGWVEHWRRLKAGWRTKK; from the coding sequence ATGGATTTATTTGACTATCAGGCTGAAAAAGAGACCGAGGCCGACAGGCCTCTGGCCGAACGGATGCGGCCCGTAACCCTTGACGACTTCATGGGACAGGGACACGCCGTCGGTCAGGGGTCGCTCATCCGCCATGCCGTGGAAAATGACCGGATCTTCTCCATGATTCTCTGGGGGCCGCCCGGCTGCGGCAAAACCACCCTTGCGGGGATTCTCGCGGCGGAAAGCCGGTCCCATTTCATCCATTTCTCGGCGGTCCTGTCCGGGGTCCGGGAAATCCGGGCTGTCATCGAAGAGGCAAAAAAGCGGCGGATCTACGGCAAAAAAACCGTGGTATTTGTGGATGAAATCCACCGCTTTAACAAGAGCCAGCAGGATGCCTTCCTCCACCATGTGGAGAGCGGCCTGATCACCCTGATCGGGGCCACAACGGAAAACCCCTCCTTTGAAGTGATCGCCCCCCTCCTCTCCCGGTGCCGGGTCATCACCCTTCAGGCCCTTTCAGAAGATGCGCTGGCCCGCATTCTGGATCGGGCACTGGCGGACCGGGAAAACGGGCTGGGCGTTTTCAGACTCACCCTGACGGCGGATGCCCGATCTCACCTGGTCCGCATAGCAGACGGCGATGCCCGGTCCGGCCTCAACAGCCTGGAAATTGCGGCGCATCTGTCCCTGGCAAAGGGCAGCCGGGAGATATGTCTGAGCCATGTGGAAAGCGCCCTTCAGAAAGAATCCTTTCGCTATGACAAATCCGGTGAGGAACATTACAACCTGATATCGGCCTTTCACAAAAGCCTGAGAGGCAGCGATCCCGATGCGGCCATTTACTGGCTGGCGCGGATGCTCGAAGCCGGGGAAGACCCCATGTACGCGGCCCGGCGAATGGTCCGCTTCGCATCCGAGGATGTGGGCAATGCCGATCCCTATGGCCTGCGGGTCGCGCTGGACGCCGTGGAATCATACCGGTTTCTGGGCAGCCCGGAGGGGGATATGGCCCTGGCCCAGGCCGCAGTGTATCTGGCGACCGCCCCCAAAAGCAATTCTGTCTACACGGCCTATAACACGGCCTGTGACGTTGCCCGGAAGACCGGTTCCCTGCCGGTGCCGTTCCACATCCGCAACGCGCCCACCCGACTGATGAAAGAACAGGGATACAAAGAAGGGTATAAATATGCCCACGACTACAAGGACGCATACATCCCCCAGGAATATCTGCCCGATCAGCTCCGGGGGCATCTCTGGTATTTTCCCAGCGACCGGGGCTATGAACAGACGGTGCGGGGGTGGGTGGAACACTGGCGGCGGCTGAAAGCGGGATGGCGGACCAAAAAATGA
- a CDS encoding polysaccharide deacetylase family protein, whose translation MKYPVSALWHDCPANIPAKLERCLRDAAERHTGPEPITVFFRADDVGVPGKQYARLMEIFLRNRVPLSLAVVPVWLTSARWEALQEIGREAPSLWCWHQHGWRHVNHETGGKNQEFGPGRDEETIGRDLERGKVRLETLMGKTFYPGFTPPWNRCGEAALRQLARLGFHALSRSRNAKPAPPEGLPDFQVNADLHTRKEMTPAEGWERLFEELARAVAGGCCGVMIHHQRMNETAFGFLDTFLQILTRLRDVRPVHLKDLAEAAHPPSIRKSSSP comes from the coding sequence ATGAAATATCCGGTGTCCGCCCTCTGGCACGACTGTCCGGCGAATATTCCCGCAAAACTGGAACGCTGTCTCCGCGACGCAGCAGAGCGGCACACCGGGCCGGAACCGATCACGGTTTTCTTCCGGGCCGACGATGTCGGTGTGCCCGGAAAACAGTATGCCCGGCTCATGGAGATCTTTCTGCGCAACCGGGTGCCGCTCTCTCTGGCGGTGGTTCCGGTATGGCTGACATCGGCCCGATGGGAAGCGCTCCAGGAAATTGGCAGAGAAGCGCCGTCGCTCTGGTGCTGGCATCAGCATGGGTGGCGTCATGTGAACCATGAAACCGGGGGAAAAAATCAGGAATTCGGACCGGGCCGCGACGAGGAGACCATCGGCAGGGATCTCGAACGGGGCAAAGTGCGGCTGGAGACGCTGATGGGAAAAACGTTTTATCCGGGATTCACCCCGCCGTGGAACCGCTGTGGTGAGGCCGCGCTCCGGCAGCTTGCCCGTCTCGGATTTCATGCCCTCTCCCGGAGCCGGAATGCAAAGCCCGCCCCGCCGGAAGGCCTGCCGGATTTCCAGGTCAATGCGGACCTGCACACCCGGAAGGAAATGACCCCGGCAGAGGGATGGGAGCGCCTCTTTGAGGAGCTGGCCCGGGCCGTTGCCGGGGGATGTTGCGGGGTCATGATCCACCACCAGCGCATGAACGAAACAGCGTTCGGATTTCTGGACACATTTTTGCAGATTCTGACCCGGCTTCGGGACGTTCGCCCGGTTCACCTGAAAGATCTGGCCGAAGCCGCGCATCCGCCATCCATCCGAAAATCATCATCCCCGTAA
- a CDS encoding glycosyltransferase family protein has protein sequence MKIIHYCQHVLGLGHFFRTLEICRALSDHNVTLVTGGAEVDARLPDHVREIRLPGLMMDSGFRQMFSTEAGQSVDMVKERRRGILRRIFEQEQPDLFIVELYPFGRKAFRFELDPILADIRSHELPPCRVVCSLRDILVEKKDTDAWEKRVLSILNRHFDALLIHADPALLSLDRTFSRMSDIAVPVAYTGFVTPEPPPDARRALRLRLGLRDDTPLVVASAGGGKVGAPLLKAVAEAFPRMGNGARLQIFTGPFMADDDVAALARSAGDGIHVARFTPDFLSWLAAADLSVSMAGYNTCMNLMAAAVPSLVWPFARNREQRLRAEHLSRFGGLRLLRDAELEPSRLCDLMAHSLDRNERPAPRIDLNGAAHTAEWLETWMAGGAEKAF, from the coding sequence ATGAAAATCATCCACTACTGTCAGCACGTTCTGGGGCTCGGCCATTTTTTCAGGACATTGGAAATCTGCCGCGCCCTGTCAGATCACAACGTGACGCTCGTTACCGGCGGCGCCGAGGTGGACGCCCGTCTGCCGGATCACGTCCGGGAAATCCGTCTGCCCGGCCTGATGATGGACAGTGGGTTCAGACAGATGTTCTCCACGGAGGCGGGCCAGAGCGTGGACATGGTCAAAGAGAGACGCCGTGGGATACTCCGCCGGATTTTTGAGCAGGAACAGCCTGACCTGTTCATTGTCGAACTCTACCCCTTTGGGCGCAAGGCATTCCGGTTTGAACTGGACCCGATTCTGGCGGACATCCGCAGCCACGAGCTGCCCCCCTGCCGGGTGGTGTGCAGCCTGCGGGATATTCTGGTGGAGAAAAAGGACACGGACGCCTGGGAGAAACGGGTACTCAGCATACTAAACCGCCATTTCGACGCCCTGCTGATCCACGCGGACCCCGCCCTGCTCTCCCTGGACCGGACCTTTTCCCGCATGTCCGACATCGCGGTCCCCGTTGCCTACACCGGATTTGTGACGCCCGAACCGCCGCCCGATGCCCGGCGCGCGCTTCGCCTCCGGCTTGGCCTCAGAGACGATACGCCGCTTGTGGTCGCCAGCGCCGGGGGCGGAAAAGTGGGCGCGCCCCTGCTGAAAGCCGTGGCAGAGGCCTTCCCCCGCATGGGAAACGGGGCACGGCTACAGATTTTTACCGGCCCGTTTATGGCGGATGACGATGTGGCGGCGCTGGCGCGTTCGGCCGGCGACGGGATTCATGTGGCGCGTTTTACCCCCGATTTCCTCTCCTGGCTTGCGGCCGCCGACCTGTCGGTGAGCATGGCCGGATACAACACCTGCATGAACCTGATGGCCGCAGCGGTCCCGTCCCTGGTGTGGCCCTTTGCCCGGAACCGGGAACAGCGGCTCCGGGCCGAACACCTGTCCCGTTTCGGCGGGCTGCGCCTGCTGAGAGATGCCGAGCTTGAACCGTCCCGGCTGTGTGATCTGATGGCCCATTCTCTTGACCGGAACGAACGCCCGGCCCCCCGCATTGACCTGAACGGGGCCGCCCACACGGCAGAATGGCTGGAAACATGGATGGCCGGTGGCGCTGAAAAAGCGTTCTGA
- a CDS encoding histidine phosphatase family protein, which translates to MSRHSTETHFGLLRHARTVWNREKRLQGQQDSPLLPESEQQAQSWGKVLEAGTWDRILASDLGRTLHTAALINKTLRVPIAEDPRLREKDWGIWTGRTVTRIREATPEALAELESAGWGFCPPGGEERIRVWERSREALEAASRKWPGQNILVVTHEGVIKCLIYRLLGRRFLPSEPKVLVPGYLHELIVTGDRLLLCKLNALQLNWEIS; encoded by the coding sequence GAAAAGCGTCTTCAGGGCCAGCAGGATTCCCCCCTGCTGCCGGAAAGTGAGCAACAGGCACAGTCATGGGGAAAGGTTCTGGAAGCGGGGACATGGGACCGGATTCTCGCCAGCGACCTGGGCAGAACCCTTCACACGGCGGCGCTGATCAATAAAACCCTCCGGGTGCCCATTGCGGAAGATCCCCGGCTTCGGGAAAAGGACTGGGGCATCTGGACCGGCCGGACCGTCACCCGGATCAGGGAAGCCACTCCGGAGGCGCTGGCCGAACTGGAAAGTGCGGGGTGGGGGTTCTGCCCGCCCGGGGGTGAGGAACGGATACGGGTCTGGGAGAGAAGCCGCGAGGCCCTGGAGGCGGCCTCCCGGAAGTGGCCCGGCCAGAATATTCTGGTTGTCACCCATGAGGGGGTCATCAAATGCCTGATCTACCGGCTGCTGGGCCGCCGCTTTCTGCCCTCGGAGCCGAAAGTGCTTGTGCCGGGCTATCTCCATGAGCTGATCGTTACCGGGGACCGGTTGCTCCTCTGCAAACTCAACGCCCTGCAACTGAATTGGGAAATTTCATGA